A stretch of Sphingomonas sp. JUb134 DNA encodes these proteins:
- a CDS encoding plasmid partitioning protein RepB C-terminal domain-containing protein yields MAWFVTALHSRRNMLDGIAADAVEILKDRSVNPQIFDTLRRMKDYRQVETAELMASMNNFTLSYAKAILAATRQDDLVKPDRPKVIAGVTTEQMARMERELEKLSQDYRGIEATFGDDVLQLVLASRYLGRLIDNGNVAAYLESRHPDIVGEFRTIVAATSLDAS; encoded by the coding sequence GTGGCCTGGTTTGTCACCGCCCTTCACAGTCGGCGCAACATGCTGGATGGAATAGCTGCCGATGCGGTCGAGATACTCAAGGACCGATCGGTGAATCCACAGATTTTCGATACCTTGCGCCGAATGAAGGACTATCGGCAGGTGGAGACGGCCGAGCTGATGGCGTCAATGAACAACTTCACCCTCAGCTACGCCAAGGCAATACTCGCAGCGACCCGGCAGGACGATCTGGTCAAGCCCGACCGGCCCAAGGTCATAGCCGGCGTCACGACCGAGCAGATGGCCAGAATGGAACGTGAACTCGAGAAGCTGAGCCAGGACTATCGCGGTATCGAAGCGACGTTCGGTGACGACGTGCTGCAGCTCGTCCTTGCCTCACGCTACCTCGGACGGCTGATCGACAACGGCAATGTCGCTGCCTACTTAGAATCGCGACATCCCGATATCGTCGGCGAATTTCGTACGATCGTAGCGGCGACATCGCTGGACGCGTCGTAG